A genomic region of Christiangramia sp. OXR-203 contains the following coding sequences:
- a CDS encoding helix-turn-helix transcriptional regulator has protein sequence MTVFGSEMHIVTFFIIAVQLILFTNFVIISLKKRDSKSTNRFIWFTISLIAYNFFSGIFPDTNIPIPLTIQYIVAYGVGLYTALYYVYYVYSEFDIGHLKFFTLRHLMIILISAFIFFFVLPLIIWQDIGIAKYSFIFIPVAVAIAFLVKISAPLIQLYKEKGGATNRFYRDRIATGYLTLLSIVLMPIIVALGDFQVMEQLIVNAGYFVLAVALIRINIYQDLKIEQFLHRLGYTDNAREAKNIVILKYFSNLDLSKREIEVANLILDGKSYKNIGSYLFIAEGTVSKHASNIFKKAEVQNRREFVRRFKGKRK, from the coding sequence ATGACGGTATTTGGCTCCGAAATGCATATCGTCACTTTCTTTATCATAGCGGTTCAATTAATACTGTTTACGAATTTTGTTATTATTTCATTAAAGAAACGAGACAGTAAGTCGACCAACCGCTTCATTTGGTTCACAATCTCATTGATAGCGTATAATTTTTTTTCGGGAATTTTCCCAGATACAAATATTCCTATACCGCTAACCATTCAATATATCGTGGCTTACGGCGTAGGTCTCTACACCGCCTTGTACTATGTATATTATGTGTATTCTGAATTTGACATTGGTCATTTAAAATTCTTTACCCTACGCCATTTAATGATAATTCTCATTTCCGCATTTATTTTCTTTTTTGTCCTTCCGCTAATCATCTGGCAAGATATTGGTATCGCTAAATATTCATTTATTTTTATTCCTGTTGCAGTCGCCATTGCATTTCTCGTTAAAATCAGCGCACCGTTAATTCAGCTTTATAAGGAAAAAGGGGGTGCTACAAATAGGTTTTATAGGGATAGGATTGCCACTGGTTATCTTACTTTATTATCTATAGTGCTTATGCCTATTATAGTTGCACTCGGGGATTTTCAGGTAATGGAACAGTTGATTGTAAATGCTGGCTACTTTGTCCTTGCCGTGGCACTCATCCGTATTAACATATATCAAGATTTAAAAATAGAACAATTCTTGCACAGGTTAGGATATACCGATAATGCTAGAGAAGCAAAAAATATTGTTATCTTAAAATATTTTTCTAACCTCGATTTATCCAAAAGAGAAATTGAGGTAGCCAACCTCATACTCGATGGCAAATCGTACAAGAATATAGGAAGCTATCTGTTTATTGCTGAAGGTACAGTTTCTAAACACGCTTCAAACATCTTCAAAAAAGCTGAAGTACAAAACAGACGCGAATTTGTGCGACGGTTCAAGGGGAAGAGGAAATAA
- a CDS encoding AAA family ATPase, with product MAAAEKIKALLQSFGDEDDNRFYTTAMQIAAAEAKKGHTKLAEELKALIEKIKSKRKVDSVSKTRILPVNEAQKELKDLLEVYRPHIKTKDMVLTQQVSEAIVRILSEQKKFDQLLQHNLEPRRKLMLVGPPGCGKTMTAKAIAGDLEIPLFIIRLDGLISRYMGESIAKLKLIFDSMYQHRAVYLFDEFDSIGSNRSYGNDVGEIKRVLNSFLMNIEKDESNSLLIAATNIPESLDKALFRRFDDIIQYPLPGDKEIAELIKVQLKGYELAKGKTINALAKEAVGLSFADVSNACKDAIKEMIVLNTNKVSSATLHNFIQNKKTRF from the coding sequence TTGGCAGCAGCAGAGAAAATAAAGGCATTGTTACAAAGTTTTGGTGACGAAGACGATAACCGTTTTTACACCACAGCAATGCAGATTGCCGCAGCTGAAGCTAAAAAAGGGCACACAAAACTTGCCGAGGAACTGAAGGCATTGATTGAAAAAATCAAGTCAAAAAGAAAAGTAGATTCAGTTTCAAAAACGAGAATTCTTCCAGTTAACGAAGCCCAAAAGGAACTCAAAGATTTACTTGAAGTTTACAGACCTCACATCAAGACCAAAGATATGGTTTTGACCCAGCAGGTCTCAGAAGCCATTGTACGCATTCTTTCTGAACAAAAGAAATTTGACCAACTTTTGCAGCATAATTTGGAACCCCGACGAAAACTGATGCTCGTTGGACCACCAGGTTGTGGAAAAACAATGACCGCCAAAGCTATCGCGGGCGATTTGGAAATACCACTATTTATTATCCGCTTGGACGGGTTGATAAGCCGATATATGGGCGAATCAATCGCAAAACTCAAGTTGATATTTGATTCGATGTATCAGCATCGTGCTGTTTACTTATTTGACGAATTTGATTCCATTGGTTCCAATCGAAGCTATGGCAACGATGTTGGGGAAATTAAAAGGGTACTGAACAGTTTTTTGATGAATATCGAGAAAGATGAATCAAATAGTCTTTTGATAGCTGCGACAAATATCCCTGAATCATTGGACAAAGCGTTATTTAGACGTTTTGATGACATTATACAATACCCTCTTCCTGGTGATAAAGAAATCGCTGAACTTATAAAGGTTCAGCTTAAGGGGTATGAACTCGCAAAAGGGAAAACCATAAATGCTCTAGCAAAAGAAGCCGTCGGACTGAGCTTTGCCGATGTTTCCAATGCCTGTAAAGATGCTATAAAGGAAATGATTGTTCTCAATACGAACAAAGTATCTTCAGCTACACTTCACAATTTCATTCAAAACAAAAAGACCCGGTTTTAA
- a CDS encoding RteC domain-containing protein gives MKLEILSESLTTQLNEIASENNSILERAYRSIEVCRNLLSKLKKQVLREGFDAMAKEIRFFKHTKQVPLIELIHFSEIHSFELQFPKADKHSQLKTIKKKVNKINRFFLYNLDFGRYIEAGHTHFDKEYFTRDYLDSYHITTSKFYFQDPEFCTPRDMLLGKYRAYQKLLKYLDERRFQLKKSLNGKKHPIKRLQWPFSNTDYVELIYALHAKGLGSKNSLSIVKISDYLSQIFDVEPKDIYKTYQDIKNRKKSRTLFLDELTTSLISEMDKSEK, from the coding sequence ATGAAACTCGAAATACTATCGGAAAGCTTAACAACACAACTGAATGAAATAGCCTCTGAAAATAACTCAATATTGGAGAGGGCATATCGTTCCATCGAGGTGTGCCGTAACCTTTTAAGCAAACTCAAAAAACAGGTTCTTAGAGAGGGCTTTGATGCGATGGCAAAAGAAATAAGATTTTTCAAACACACGAAACAGGTACCGCTTATTGAACTTATTCATTTTTCTGAGATTCATTCTTTTGAACTTCAATTTCCAAAAGCTGACAAACATAGCCAGCTGAAAACCATCAAAAAGAAAGTCAACAAAATTAACCGGTTCTTTCTGTACAATCTTGATTTTGGTCGTTATATCGAAGCTGGACACACTCATTTTGATAAGGAATATTTTACAAGGGACTATCTGGATAGTTATCATATCACCACTTCAAAATTTTACTTTCAAGACCCTGAATTTTGTACTCCCCGGGATATGCTATTAGGTAAGTATAGGGCTTATCAAAAACTGTTGAAGTATTTAGATGAAAGACGTTTTCAACTAAAGAAATCACTCAATGGGAAAAAACACCCCATAAAACGATTGCAGTGGCCTTTTAGCAATACAGATTATGTGGAATTAATTTATGCGCTTCACGCTAAAGGTCTCGGTTCTAAAAACAGTCTGAGTATTGTTAAAATTTCAGATTATTTAAGCCAGATTTTCGATGTTGAGCCAAAAGACATCTACAAAACCTATCAGGACATCAAAAACAGGAAAAAAAGCCGAACCCTGTTTCTTGATGAGTTGACCACTTCCCTTATTTCTGAAATGGATAAAAGTGAAAAGTAG
- a CDS encoding carbohydrate binding family 9 domain-containing protein yields the protein MKGLFFVIGLLMIVECSMAQVSLPNTIYAKYTDDAIQLDGRLNEPMWENAVRISNFTQRELNVGEPATEKTEVAIVYTANTLYIGFWGFDREPDNLVAREMKRDFNWGVEDNFEVIIDTYDDDRNGFLFVINPNGARADAQILNNGRSFNKFWNGVWDTRTAITNEGWFAEIAIPFSTLKFKTNLDQQVWGINFERNIRRKREQLLWQGWSRDSELELLNRAGTLTDLDSIKSKNFIEIKPYSIGGAELTPGKSEGQLNAGGDINYLITPTLRMNLTINTDFAQVEADRQQINLTRFPLFFPEQREFFLEGQDYFDMGMGNRIIPFYSRRIGLAEDRTRVPLIAGARILGKMKNTTLGALSMQTASRDSIPSTNYTVVSWRQDVLKQSSIGILSANKYENERWHSTTGGYGLYSTSELFGDKNLNIGASFTQNFNSDNFDARANAHRIYLSYPNDKVEFDMAWQRSATPFNPEVGFLRRENFQEFYAELEWKPRPKNHLKWIRQFSFKGLDMNYFIFDDTGDLQSFFYEIRPLGFETRSGEFFEFNLQRRAEGLREPFEISEGIVIPEGEYWYNRLEIQAATFSGRNLALDTYFNWGNFFTGKSTETTYELSWRASRYLKIGANFEKNWIDLPEGSFETYLVGNRFEYALNPNLFGSLFSQWNSEDEEAIFNFRLQWIPIIGADFFFIVNQAYDTSGNSWTLERTTILGKLIWRFVI from the coding sequence ATGAAAGGACTATTCTTTGTCATAGGTTTACTGATGATTGTAGAATGTAGCATGGCCCAGGTAAGTTTACCAAACACGATTTATGCAAAGTATACAGATGATGCAATTCAGCTTGATGGAAGGTTAAACGAACCTATGTGGGAAAATGCCGTTCGCATAAGCAATTTTACCCAACGCGAATTGAATGTTGGGGAGCCGGCAACAGAAAAAACAGAAGTAGCCATTGTCTATACGGCCAATACCCTATACATCGGATTCTGGGGTTTCGATAGGGAGCCGGATAATCTTGTAGCCCGCGAAATGAAACGGGATTTCAACTGGGGTGTAGAAGACAACTTTGAGGTGATCATAGACACTTACGATGACGACAGAAACGGATTTCTATTTGTGATCAATCCTAATGGTGCCCGTGCCGATGCGCAGATTTTAAACAACGGTAGGTCTTTTAACAAATTTTGGAATGGTGTATGGGATACCAGAACAGCGATAACGAACGAAGGTTGGTTCGCAGAAATAGCCATTCCTTTTTCTACTCTAAAATTTAAAACGAATTTAGATCAGCAGGTCTGGGGCATAAATTTTGAGCGCAATATTCGACGAAAACGGGAGCAACTCCTTTGGCAAGGCTGGTCTCGTGATTCCGAGTTGGAGCTGCTGAACAGGGCTGGTACTTTGACCGATCTCGACAGTATTAAAAGTAAAAATTTTATTGAAATCAAGCCTTATTCAATCGGGGGTGCGGAATTAACACCAGGAAAGTCTGAGGGACAGCTGAACGCTGGTGGTGATATCAATTACCTTATCACACCTACCCTACGTATGAATCTGACCATTAATACAGATTTTGCTCAGGTAGAAGCTGATAGACAGCAGATCAACCTTACTCGATTTCCTTTGTTCTTCCCCGAACAGCGGGAATTTTTCCTTGAAGGACAAGACTATTTTGATATGGGTATGGGGAACCGTATCATTCCTTTTTATAGCAGGCGTATAGGATTGGCTGAAGATCGTACTAGGGTTCCATTAATTGCAGGGGCGAGAATCCTAGGTAAAATGAAAAATACCACACTGGGCGCTTTGTCAATGCAGACAGCCAGTAGGGACAGCATTCCTTCTACCAATTATACCGTGGTAAGCTGGAGGCAGGATGTTTTGAAACAATCTTCCATAGGTATTTTATCGGCCAACAAATACGAAAATGAACGATGGCATAGCACAACCGGAGGATATGGACTTTACAGTACGTCAGAATTATTTGGTGACAAAAACCTGAATATTGGTGCATCATTCACGCAAAACTTTAACTCTGATAATTTTGATGCCAGGGCCAATGCTCACCGCATTTACCTGAGCTATCCCAATGATAAAGTTGAGTTTGATATGGCCTGGCAAAGAAGTGCCACCCCATTCAATCCAGAAGTGGGTTTTTTGCGCAGGGAGAATTTCCAGGAGTTTTATGCGGAGCTTGAATGGAAGCCCCGACCTAAAAACCATCTGAAATGGATACGACAGTTCAGTTTTAAAGGACTGGATATGAATTACTTCATTTTTGACGACACAGGTGATCTCCAATCATTTTTCTACGAAATCAGGCCACTGGGCTTTGAAACACGCAGCGGAGAATTTTTTGAGTTTAATCTCCAGAGGAGAGCCGAAGGTCTGCGTGAACCATTTGAGATAAGTGAAGGAATTGTCATTCCAGAAGGAGAGTATTGGTACAATCGTTTGGAAATACAGGCTGCTACTTTCAGTGGTCGTAACCTTGCACTCGATACGTATTTTAACTGGGGTAACTTTTTTACAGGAAAGAGTACTGAGACTACTTATGAACTTTCGTGGAGAGCGAGTCGGTATCTAAAAATCGGTGCCAACTTTGAAAAAAACTGGATTGACTTACCGGAGGGCAGCTTTGAAACCTATCTCGTCGGCAACCGGTTTGAATATGCCCTGAACCCAAATTTATTTGGCTCACTGTTTTCCCAGTGGAACAGTGAGGATGAAGAAGCAATTTTCAATTTTCGTTTGCAATGGATTCCAATTATAGGAGCTGATTTCTTTTTCATCGTCAACCAAGCTTACGACACTTCGGGAAATAGCTGGACACTTGAAAGAACAACTATTTTGGGCAAACTGATATGGAGATTTGTGATCTAA
- a CDS encoding PepSY-like domain-containing protein, which produces MNTSKKFFRIVLLSLIFIGGGMFTATAQSDIKELSEEAIEFSDLPKAVQDAFKNSEYAKWEIEEVEKVETNKGTMYELEVENENETYFELYFSPKGELVLKREESHSDGDDDHR; this is translated from the coding sequence ATGAATACAAGTAAGAAGTTTTTTCGCATTGTGCTGTTATCCCTGATATTTATTGGTGGCGGAATGTTTACGGCTACGGCACAATCCGATATAAAAGAGCTAAGTGAGGAGGCCATTGAGTTCTCCGATCTTCCAAAGGCCGTACAGGATGCCTTTAAGAATTCCGAATATGCCAAATGGGAAATTGAGGAGGTGGAAAAGGTCGAGACCAATAAGGGTACAATGTATGAACTTGAGGTCGAGAACGAGAACGAGACGTATTTTGAACTCTATTTTAGTCCCAAAGGAGAATTGGTGCTTAAAAGAGAGGAAAGCCACTCGGACGGCGATGACGATCATCGATAA
- a CDS encoding GNAT family N-acetyltransferase: MPRPEIFNDKDLVIDILSSSFKENKSVNLVVGGDNEKIPALMSYSYEMAELTGKVFISENRKAVGLILFPQKKKFSFKSFYKDLKLAINVIGLRRVPTILKRESLIKKHHPNEPFIHLWYIGVNPFDSGKGYGGMLLEEIIEFADKKGQDIHLETSTKRNIDFYENHGFENFANIDTGLPYRLMLFRKRAKPTI, encoded by the coding sequence ATGCCAAGACCAGAAATTTTTAACGATAAGGATTTAGTCATTGATATACTTTCCAGTTCCTTCAAAGAGAACAAATCCGTGAACCTGGTAGTTGGGGGTGATAATGAAAAAATCCCCGCTCTAATGAGCTACAGCTACGAAATGGCCGAACTTACTGGTAAAGTTTTTATTTCTGAAAATAGAAAGGCTGTTGGGCTAATACTTTTTCCACAAAAGAAAAAATTCAGTTTCAAGTCCTTTTATAAAGACTTAAAGTTGGCCATAAATGTTATTGGTCTAAGAAGGGTGCCTACTATTCTTAAACGAGAATCGTTAATTAAAAAGCATCATCCAAATGAGCCATTTATCCACTTGTGGTATATCGGGGTAAATCCTTTTGATTCCGGAAAGGGTTATGGGGGTATGCTCCTTGAAGAAATAATTGAATTTGCCGATAAGAAAGGGCAGGATATCCATCTAGAAACTTCTACCAAAAGGAATATAGACTTTTACGAAAATCATGGCTTCGAAAACTTTGCCAATATTGATACAGGTTTACCCTATCGACTGATGCTTTTCAGAAAAAGGGCTAAACCCACAATCTGA
- a CDS encoding ATPase — MDNPSKITEGGTEYSLGKFDGKSVLYDFPKILIYLNAKGKLLFGKKFKIYDEDKGILLKLCSYFIKDKENCEKYEIDVEKGILLSGPVGCGKTSLMKLLRHIVPLQRPYEMIPCRNVTFSFNHLGFKTVEEYGNTKFYCFDDLGVEPAGRFYGKDLNVMGEVLLSRYELYLDTKRKIKTHATTNLNAEELEERYGNRVRSRMRELFNLIAFDKGAGDKRK, encoded by the coding sequence ATGGACAACCCCTCTAAAATCACCGAAGGCGGCACGGAATATTCGTTGGGCAAATTTGATGGGAAAAGCGTACTCTACGACTTCCCGAAAATTTTGATTTATTTGAATGCTAAAGGCAAGTTGCTGTTTGGTAAAAAGTTCAAGATTTATGATGAGGACAAAGGTATTCTGCTGAAGCTCTGTTCGTATTTCATCAAGGATAAGGAAAACTGTGAGAAATATGAAATCGACGTCGAAAAGGGTATCCTGCTTTCCGGGCCTGTTGGCTGTGGCAAGACGAGTTTAATGAAGCTGCTACGGCATATCGTCCCCCTGCAAAGGCCTTACGAAATGATTCCTTGCCGGAACGTGACGTTTAGTTTTAACCACTTGGGTTTCAAAACCGTTGAGGAATATGGCAATACCAAATTTTACTGTTTTGATGATTTGGGTGTAGAACCAGCTGGCCGTTTTTATGGTAAGGACTTGAATGTGATGGGTGAAGTTTTACTATCTCGTTACGAACTCTATCTTGATACTAAACGGAAAATAAAGACGCACGCCACCACCAATCTCAACGCTGAAGAACTGGAAGAACGCTATGGCAATCGTGTACGTAGCCGGATGCGGGAACTCTTTAATTTGATTGCTTTTGATAAGGGGGCTGGGGATAAGAGAAAGTAA
- the chrA gene encoding chromate efflux transporter, whose amino-acid sequence MPGKFNPNKKRELPFREALKVWVKVAIHSFGGPAGQIAVMHKILVEEKKWISENRFLHALNYCMLLPGPEAQQLATYIGWLLHKTKGGLVAGLLFILPGFISILVLSILYAAYRDLGIVDAIFVGIKPAVLAIVIGAVIKIGKRALKNEVMVLMAALAFVAIFFFEVDFPYIVLAAGLTGFIGGKFWEEKFHVLKGHGDGSEKGKEYLVDSHIQQFRPSFKNTIKTVLLYLSLWALPLVMVALWVGVDSIFFAEGVFFSKTAVVTFGGAYSVLAYIAQKAVEDYGWLRSGEMLDGLGMAETTPGPLIQVVQFVGFMGAYRFAGTMDPLWAGILASLLVTWTTFVPCFLFIFTGAPYIEYLRGNKNLTSALSGITAAVVGVVLNLGVWFSIYTLFGEVNESRSFGVRWLIPEWETINITSLIIGLIAAFVYFILKWDMLKTILISVLCGIVYYFVF is encoded by the coding sequence ATGCCAGGTAAATTCAATCCAAATAAAAAAAGAGAGTTACCCTTCAGAGAGGCCCTGAAAGTTTGGGTAAAAGTCGCCATTCATAGTTTTGGCGGTCCTGCAGGACAAATCGCTGTTATGCACAAAATTCTGGTTGAGGAAAAGAAATGGATCAGTGAAAACCGTTTTTTGCATGCGCTGAATTATTGCATGCTGTTACCAGGCCCTGAAGCTCAGCAACTGGCCACATATATTGGTTGGCTCCTGCACAAGACAAAGGGTGGATTGGTCGCCGGATTACTGTTTATACTGCCAGGATTTATATCCATACTGGTTTTAAGTATTCTTTATGCCGCCTATCGGGATTTGGGTATTGTGGACGCCATATTTGTTGGAATAAAGCCAGCAGTGCTGGCCATTGTTATCGGTGCGGTTATAAAAATCGGCAAGAGAGCACTTAAGAATGAAGTGATGGTTTTAATGGCTGCATTGGCATTTGTTGCCATCTTCTTTTTTGAAGTGGACTTTCCATACATTGTTCTTGCCGCTGGCCTAACGGGATTCATTGGAGGCAAGTTTTGGGAGGAGAAATTTCACGTTCTAAAGGGACATGGGGATGGCTCAGAAAAGGGAAAAGAGTATTTGGTTGACAGCCATATCCAGCAGTTCAGACCATCATTCAAAAATACCATTAAGACGGTTCTGTTGTATCTTTCTTTGTGGGCATTGCCATTGGTAATGGTCGCCTTATGGGTGGGAGTTGATTCCATCTTTTTTGCAGAAGGCGTGTTTTTTAGCAAAACTGCAGTGGTAACTTTTGGAGGGGCCTACTCGGTTCTTGCCTATATCGCCCAAAAGGCCGTGGAAGACTACGGTTGGTTGAGAAGCGGGGAAATGCTTGATGGTTTGGGTATGGCGGAAACCACCCCAGGGCCGCTCATACAGGTTGTACAATTCGTGGGATTTATGGGAGCCTACCGCTTTGCGGGGACAATGGATCCCCTTTGGGCCGGTATTTTAGCATCGCTATTGGTAACCTGGACCACTTTTGTCCCTTGCTTCCTGTTCATATTTACTGGAGCACCCTACATTGAATATCTCCGAGGGAATAAAAACCTGACAAGCGCCTTGTCCGGAATTACCGCTGCCGTGGTGGGAGTTGTACTAAATCTTGGCGTTTGGTTTTCCATTTATACACTTTTTGGGGAGGTGAATGAAAGCCGTTCATTTGGGGTAAGATGGTTAATTCCAGAATGGGAAACTATTAACATTACTTCCTTGATAATCGGACTTATTGCAGCTTTTGTCTACTTCATCCTAAAATGGGATATGCTAAAGACCATACTTATCAGCGTTTTGTGCGGTATTGTCTATTATTTCGTTTTTTAG
- a CDS encoding helix-turn-helix domain-containing protein — MPTSIITTDDLREFKMELLDDIKSLLAKQASGKIKKYLKSSEVMDLLQVSPGTLQNLRINGTLPYTKVGGIIYYDAEEIQKVMDANRVHHGLNS, encoded by the coding sequence ATGCCGACAAGTATCATCACCACAGACGACCTTCGGGAATTCAAAATGGAATTGCTCGATGACATCAAAAGTCTTTTAGCCAAACAGGCTTCTGGAAAAATCAAGAAGTATCTAAAATCTTCCGAAGTAATGGATTTGCTTCAAGTGAGTCCGGGAACACTTCAAAACCTTCGCATCAATGGCACCTTGCCATACACTAAGGTAGGCGGAATCATCTATTATGATGCCGAAGAAATTCAAAAGGTAATGGATGCCAACCGCGTGCACCACGGACTAAATTCCTGA
- a CDS encoding DUF1259 domain-containing protein, with translation MKKVWIYAVMFSLISLSCEQSTKKDDSKEPAEKPLNDNKELKAMDIGTLKSEIGMEGKEEDGQFKVTVPQNDLNVMVDGFRIIPPMGLGSWAAFAPTSAQPMVMGDIVVTEKDLKPVQQEIIQQGLTVTAIHNHFVRNEPDVMYMHIGGMASEEKLAKSVKAIFDKVTEVRGADPSAVEMSSVENTLDTKKIDSILGHSGTMTNGVYKITIGRPDVKLTEHGAPVSTFMGFNTWASWQGTPEKAAVAGDFTMLADEVAPVIKALIENDIEVVAVHNHMVHEDPRIFFLHYWGIGSAEKLAIGLREALDKTGVINAE, from the coding sequence ATGAAGAAAGTATGGATTTATGCAGTAATGTTTTCACTGATTTCCTTGAGTTGCGAGCAATCCACCAAGAAAGATGATTCAAAAGAACCGGCCGAAAAACCCTTGAATGATAATAAGGAATTAAAGGCGATGGATATTGGAACCTTAAAATCCGAAATTGGGATGGAAGGGAAGGAAGAAGATGGGCAATTCAAGGTTACCGTTCCGCAAAACGACCTAAACGTAATGGTCGATGGTTTTAGAATTATTCCACCGATGGGATTGGGCAGTTGGGCTGCTTTTGCACCGACCTCGGCACAACCTATGGTAATGGGCGATATAGTGGTTACGGAAAAAGACCTGAAACCGGTACAACAGGAAATAATCCAACAGGGATTGACGGTTACGGCAATCCACAACCATTTTGTAAGGAATGAGCCAGATGTGATGTACATGCATATCGGTGGCATGGCTAGTGAAGAAAAATTGGCTAAAAGTGTAAAAGCCATTTTTGATAAAGTAACAGAAGTTAGGGGAGCAGACCCGTCTGCCGTAGAAATGTCGTCGGTGGAGAACACGCTGGACACCAAAAAGATTGACAGCATCTTAGGGCATAGTGGGACTATGACCAATGGGGTGTATAAAATCACCATCGGCCGACCCGATGTGAAGTTGACGGAACACGGAGCACCTGTAAGTACATTCATGGGCTTCAACACCTGGGCGAGCTGGCAAGGCACCCCTGAAAAGGCGGCAGTCGCTGGAGATTTTACAATGTTAGCAGATGAAGTAGCTCCGGTTATCAAAGCACTTATTGAGAATGACATTGAAGTGGTAGCGGTACACAATCACATGGTGCACGAGGATCCAAGAATTTTCTTTCTTCATTATTGGGGGATTGGATCAGCCGAAAAATTAGCAATAGGATTAAGAGAGGCTTTGGACAAAACGGGAGTAATTAATGCGGAATAA
- a CDS encoding PepSY-like domain-containing protein, which translates to MRFKNVCFVIACLLFVAVTVSCENKNHNFKEISEEEIEYADLPASVQTAFESSEYKDWEIEEVEKVETDMGTLYELEVESPDDKHLEIYFDKQGKIIASEN; encoded by the coding sequence ATGCGATTTAAAAATGTATGCTTTGTAATAGCTTGTTTGTTATTCGTGGCTGTAACAGTAAGCTGCGAAAACAAGAACCACAATTTTAAAGAAATCAGCGAAGAGGAAATTGAATATGCTGACTTACCGGCGTCTGTACAGACTGCCTTTGAGAGCTCAGAATACAAGGACTGGGAAATAGAAGAAGTAGAAAAAGTGGAAACCGACATGGGAACTTTATATGAATTAGAAGTGGAAAGTCCTGACGATAAACATCTGGAAATCTACTTCGACAAACAAGGAAAGATTATAGCCTCTGAAAACTAG
- a CDS encoding superoxide dismutase, translating into MDRKDFLKNSAILGGATILPINSVFSQSVNEATIDKLVDSNGNFIQKPLPYSKTFLEPYMDEETLHLHYEFHHGGAVKGANKDLENIKKNLDSGEMDSVDLWTRKLSYHFSSHVLHTIFWTNLTNKKNEPKAELLRQIEKDFGSFDKLKSYIAKVSKSVEGSGWGILGYQPFSQSLTLLQCENHQKLTQWGVIPILVIDVWEHAYYLKHKNKRGDFVDTIMEIINWDNVAQRFANAKKIN; encoded by the coding sequence ATGGACAGAAAAGATTTTCTAAAAAATTCAGCAATCCTTGGCGGTGCAACGATTCTGCCTATCAACAGTGTGTTCTCACAAAGCGTTAATGAAGCAACTATTGACAAACTGGTAGACAGCAACGGAAACTTCATCCAAAAGCCATTACCATATAGCAAGACCTTTTTAGAGCCTTACATGGACGAAGAGACCTTGCACTTACATTATGAATTTCACCACGGTGGTGCAGTCAAAGGTGCGAATAAGGATTTGGAAAATATCAAGAAAAATCTCGACTCCGGTGAAATGGATAGTGTCGATTTGTGGACCAGGAAATTGTCCTATCATTTTTCAAGCCATGTTCTGCATACGATTTTCTGGACAAACCTCACGAACAAGAAAAATGAGCCTAAAGCAGAACTTTTGAGGCAGATAGAAAAGGATTTCGGTTCATTCGATAAACTCAAGTCCTACATAGCTAAAGTTTCAAAAAGCGTTGAAGGCAGTGGTTGGGGAATTCTTGGGTACCAACCGTTTTCACAATCTCTTACACTATTGCAATGTGAAAATCATCAAAAGCTTACGCAATGGGGGGTCATACCAATTTTGGTCATTGATGTATGGGAACATGCCTATTATTTAAAGCATAAAAACAAGAGAGGTGATTTTGTTGATACTATAATGGAAATCATAAACTGGGATAATGTAGCACAACGTTTTGCAAACGCAAAAAAAATTAATTGA